DNA from Besnoitia besnoiti strain Bb-Ger1 chromosome Unknown contig00068, whole genome shotgun sequence:
aatctaaattcatcttataactttggtttcttagttgcaattacctttgtactccaaataattacaggtatcactttagcgttccgatatacttctgaagcatcttgtgcatttgctagtgttcaacatctagttagagaggtagcagcaggatgggaatttaggatgttgcatgcaacaactgcttctttcgtcttcttgtgtatcttaatacacatgtctcgaggtatgtataactccagctatagttatttaactactgcttggatgtctggtttagttttatatctacttactatagccactgctttcctcggttatgtactaccatggggacagatgagtttctggggtgctacagtcattactaatctcctttctccaataccatatttagtaccttggttactcggtggatactatgtatctgatgtaacattaaaacgattctttgtattgcactttatattaccttttgtaggttgcattctaattgtattacacatcttctatttacatttaaatggttctagtaaccctgcaggtattgattccgcacttaaagtagccttctatcctcatatgttaatgaccgatgctaaatgtctatcctatctaattggtttaattttcttacaaacggcttttggtttgattgaattatcgcacccagataactccataccagtgaaccggtttgtaactccttcatatcgtacctgaatggtactttttagca
Protein-coding regions in this window:
- a CDS encoding cytochrome b (encoded by transcript BESB_070290), producing the protein MFAWKLEDGIVIKRQVVLDTESMSVNIGCHHGYSYGTYIKSTVRFEICYVTSGVFKTSLHALILICSYLTKFYCASMVSRTHQISMSLFRAHLVFYRCALNLNSSYNFGFLVAITFVLQIITGITLAFRYTSEASCAFASVQHLVREVAAGWEFRMLHATTASFVFLCILIHMSRGMYNSSYSYLTTAWMSGLVLYLLTIATAFLGYVLPWGQMSFWGATVITNLLSPIPYLVPWLLGGYYVSDVTLKRFFVLHFILPFVGCILIVLHIFYLHLNGSSNPAGIDSALKVAFYPHMLMTDAKCLSYLIGLIFLQTAFGLIELSHPDNSIPVNRFVTPSYRT